A window from Trinickia violacea encodes these proteins:
- a CDS encoding multicopper oxidase domain-containing protein, translating to MAALAALFCMQVHAAAPGITGTHFDLRAEASRISQPDGNSVYSWGYGCNTAPAGFSPPTIAGANCPTMQIPGPTLIVNQGDIITVTLTDGLPAAAGNTSILFPGFDVCTGTIDPTTKLCSGTPTGVQGLLTREASHTVTVTYSFVAATPGTHAYYSGTQGDLQIEMGLFGAIIVLPTSAPGTLAVPTGCNPIQGTRKLLDGQPDFRNAAAAYNHSAACYDREYLFQFSEMDPRIHAQAEQQAGNACTQPTGCMTVETEPYHPAYFMVNGRSMPDDMDPNYAAQYPNQPYNGNPHMHPGELVLLRIIGTGRWQHPFHEHGNHVRVLARDGNMLLAKTDATKVAGPLLFTTTTTPGLAMDGIFYWTGKGLNWDVYAHYPGDGSVCIPDANGYYTADPTAPNYYEWCADHNKALETHPFGKVASGGPVTLPDSHVLTNGFWYGGSPYLGPDATMRATSPTGTTPPSGTSVNPPQTEAGFAFMWHSHNEREITTNNIFPGGMMMMMLVDPQVFLIDESN from the coding sequence ATGGCGGCGCTCGCGGCGCTCTTCTGCATGCAAGTGCATGCGGCCGCGCCGGGCATCACGGGCACGCATTTCGATCTGCGGGCCGAGGCGAGCCGCATCAGCCAGCCGGACGGCAATAGCGTCTATTCGTGGGGCTACGGCTGCAATACCGCGCCGGCCGGATTTTCGCCGCCCACCATTGCCGGTGCGAACTGTCCGACCATGCAGATTCCTGGCCCGACGCTGATCGTCAACCAGGGCGACATCATCACGGTGACCCTCACCGACGGTCTGCCGGCGGCAGCGGGCAACACGTCGATTCTCTTTCCCGGGTTCGACGTCTGCACGGGCACCATCGATCCGACGACGAAGCTCTGCTCCGGCACGCCAACCGGCGTGCAGGGGCTGCTCACGCGCGAGGCGTCCCACACCGTCACGGTCACCTACAGCTTCGTCGCCGCCACACCCGGCACGCACGCCTACTACAGCGGCACGCAGGGCGATCTGCAGATCGAGATGGGGCTCTTCGGCGCGATCATCGTGTTGCCGACCTCGGCGCCCGGCACGCTCGCCGTGCCGACCGGCTGCAACCCGATCCAGGGAACGCGCAAGCTGCTGGACGGCCAGCCCGACTTCCGCAACGCCGCTGCGGCCTACAACCACAGCGCAGCGTGCTACGACCGCGAGTATTTGTTCCAGTTCTCAGAAATGGATCCGCGCATTCATGCACAGGCGGAGCAGCAGGCCGGCAACGCGTGCACCCAGCCGACCGGCTGCATGACCGTCGAGACGGAGCCCTATCATCCGGCGTACTTCATGGTGAACGGCCGCTCGATGCCGGACGACATGGACCCGAACTACGCGGCGCAGTATCCGAACCAGCCGTACAACGGCAACCCGCACATGCACCCCGGCGAGCTGGTCCTGCTGAGGATCATCGGCACGGGCCGCTGGCAGCATCCGTTCCATGAGCACGGCAATCACGTACGCGTGCTCGCGCGCGACGGCAACATGCTGCTCGCGAAAACGGACGCAACCAAGGTCGCCGGCCCGCTGCTGTTCACGACCACCACGACGCCGGGCCTTGCGATGGACGGCATCTTCTACTGGACAGGCAAGGGCCTGAACTGGGACGTGTACGCGCATTACCCCGGCGACGGCAGCGTCTGCATCCCGGATGCAAACGGCTACTACACGGCCGATCCGACCGCGCCGAACTACTACGAGTGGTGCGCGGATCACAACAAGGCGCTCGAGACGCATCCGTTCGGCAAGGTCGCCAGCGGCGGCCCGGTCACGCTGCCAGACTCGCACGTGCTGACCAACGGCTTCTGGTACGGCGGCAGCCCTTATCTCGGACCGGATGCGACCATGCGCGCAACCTCGCCCACGGGCACGACGCCGCCAAGCGGCACGAGCGTGAATCCGCCGCAAACGGAGGCAGGCTTCGCATTCATGTGGCACTCGCACAACGAGCGCGAGATCACCACGAACAACATCTTCCCTGGCGGAATGATGATGATGATGCTCGTTGATCCGCAAGTGTTCCTGATCGACGAATCGAACTAG
- a CDS encoding multicopper oxidase domain-containing protein, which translates to MFSIRRCRNSVAALLFMLFAIPSFSQSFMVQCPSTTPAHPTALPPGAGEPAYTGPSFTGQNSTSTGVVNGAIKCQQISGGDGYATMANGVQTYLFAFGPLSGLADIKAGLPGTQFASVFNTVGDPRTDPTYNGAVGLTPDPESVPPGQLTGHVDPRPIMDVGVMNGNQPAPMMAIDEDDEFFLTLTNVGMIMRPDLFEKHTVHFHGYPNASSFYDGVPDASVAINIGASFTYYYLAPDAGTYFWHCHITPPEHLQMGMVGQIFVRPRQNRVPAGQSLYNGLQAQQQDLRTRCGNDILCSTPVPPQNNVLHVNNMSGTPTLYAYNDGDGSTAYDVEYPVQIHGFDPNFHFVGMTFNPEPFTDMKDKFFLLNGRSYPDTVNPNPLSTPASDGVPRFSQPLPSLINIPVGGKVLLRISDLDVTEYQTLASLGIPMHVVGVNARLLRDMAGNDMTYYTNSITLGGGESLDLILDATDTTKYQSGQVFYLYTPNLDHLANDQENFGGLMTEVHICKSVDPKTKVCTL; encoded by the coding sequence ATGTTCAGCATCCGCAGGTGTCGCAATAGTGTGGCCGCACTGTTGTTCATGCTGTTCGCGATTCCCTCATTCTCCCAGTCGTTCATGGTGCAATGCCCGAGCACCACGCCGGCGCACCCGACGGCGCTGCCGCCCGGCGCCGGGGAACCCGCGTACACGGGACCATCCTTCACAGGACAGAACTCCACCTCGACCGGCGTCGTCAACGGTGCGATCAAGTGTCAGCAGATCTCGGGCGGCGACGGTTACGCGACGATGGCCAACGGGGTTCAGACTTACCTGTTCGCTTTCGGGCCGCTGTCCGGTCTCGCCGACATCAAGGCAGGGCTGCCCGGCACGCAGTTCGCCTCGGTGTTCAACACCGTAGGCGATCCCAGAACGGATCCGACTTACAACGGCGCGGTCGGTCTCACGCCCGATCCGGAATCCGTTCCGCCTGGCCAGCTCACCGGCCATGTCGACCCGCGGCCGATCATGGACGTCGGCGTGATGAACGGCAACCAGCCCGCGCCGATGATGGCGATCGACGAGGACGACGAGTTCTTCCTCACGCTGACCAACGTCGGCATGATCATGCGTCCCGACCTGTTCGAGAAGCATACGGTGCACTTCCACGGCTATCCGAACGCCTCGTCGTTCTATGACGGCGTGCCGGACGCGTCGGTCGCGATCAACATCGGCGCGAGCTTCACGTACTACTACCTCGCACCGGATGCCGGCACCTACTTCTGGCACTGCCACATCACGCCGCCGGAGCACCTGCAGATGGGCATGGTCGGACAGATCTTCGTGCGGCCGCGCCAGAACCGCGTCCCTGCCGGCCAGTCGCTTTACAACGGGCTGCAGGCGCAGCAGCAGGATCTGCGCACACGGTGCGGCAACGACATTCTGTGCTCGACACCGGTGCCGCCGCAGAACAACGTCCTGCACGTGAACAACATGAGCGGCACGCCAACGCTTTACGCGTACAACGACGGCGACGGCTCGACCGCTTACGACGTCGAGTATCCGGTGCAGATCCACGGCTTCGATCCGAACTTCCACTTCGTCGGCATGACGTTCAATCCGGAACCGTTCACCGACATGAAAGACAAGTTCTTCCTGCTGAACGGCCGCAGCTATCCGGACACGGTGAATCCGAATCCGCTTTCGACGCCGGCGTCGGACGGCGTGCCGCGATTCTCGCAACCGCTGCCGTCGCTGATCAATATTCCGGTCGGGGGCAAGGTGCTGCTGCGGATTTCCGATCTCGACGTCACCGAATACCAGACGCTCGCCTCGCTCGGCATTCCGATGCACGTCGTAGGCGTCAATGCCCGGCTGCTGCGCGACATGGCCGGCAATGACATGACCTACTACACGAACTCGATCACGCTCGGCGGCGGGGAATCGCTCGATCTGATCCTCGACGCCACCGATACGACGAAGTATCAGTCAGGGCAGGTCTTCTACCTGTACACGCCGAATCTGGATCATCTGGCGAACGACCAGGAGAATTTCGGCGGCCTGATGACCGAGGTGCACATCTGCAAGTCGGTGGACCCCAAGACGAAGGTCTGCACGCTATGA
- a CDS encoding GAF domain-containing protein produces MIRLRDLDDCFEGVIPSIIATAAADGTPNISYLSHVVLVDDAHVAISNQFFAKTAANVRANPQASLLLVSARHGGQYKLDITWVTSRDEGLLFDRVSDQLRASSAQVGLAGIMRLKAIDIFRVNAIVGVASPVETADTLDLSSTLDLAVLRRAMNAISAQNDTEHVLGAVLDGCDDVGFSQAIVLLGDNARRLLTTVASRGYDRSGIGSEIAFDDGLIGIAAGSKRPVKINDMSRVLRMGAAIEATSDSDENRTRTIVLPSMPDAMSQIAIPLLAQGTIRGVLFVESRDRLAFTTTHETALEMIANQCALALALCEALAPEAGPEAACAAHEQHGDRAIHVIHHQYDDSVFIDNAYVIKGVAGRLLAYMLDAYINEGRSDFTNREIRLAETLRLPDIKDNLETRLLLLRRRLDEKNLPVRLIHTGRGQVRLAIDGIPAFSHTG; encoded by the coding sequence ATGATACGGCTTCGAGATCTCGACGATTGCTTCGAAGGGGTCATTCCTTCGATCATTGCGACTGCCGCAGCCGACGGCACGCCCAATATCTCGTACCTGTCGCATGTCGTGCTCGTAGACGACGCACATGTTGCGATATCCAACCAGTTCTTCGCCAAGACGGCTGCGAATGTTCGCGCAAATCCACAGGCGTCGCTGCTGCTGGTCAGTGCTCGTCACGGTGGACAGTACAAGCTTGATATCACCTGGGTCACGTCGCGCGATGAGGGTCTGCTCTTTGACCGTGTGTCGGACCAATTGCGGGCTAGCAGCGCGCAGGTAGGATTGGCCGGAATCATGCGCCTGAAAGCGATCGATATTTTTCGGGTCAACGCTATCGTTGGCGTTGCGTCTCCCGTTGAGACCGCCGACACATTAGACCTGTCGTCGACGCTTGACCTCGCTGTCCTCCGTCGGGCGATGAACGCGATCAGCGCGCAAAACGATACAGAGCACGTTCTCGGCGCGGTACTCGACGGATGCGACGACGTGGGCTTCAGCCAGGCCATCGTACTGCTTGGCGACAATGCGCGCCGGCTGCTCACCACCGTCGCCAGCCGAGGTTACGATCGCTCCGGCATCGGTTCGGAAATTGCTTTTGACGACGGTCTTATCGGCATCGCTGCTGGAAGCAAGCGCCCGGTGAAGATCAACGATATGAGCCGGGTGCTCAGGATGGGGGCCGCGATTGAAGCAACGAGCGACTCCGATGAGAACCGTACCCGAACGATCGTGCTGCCGAGCATGCCCGATGCCATGAGTCAGATCGCAATACCGCTTCTCGCGCAGGGGACGATACGCGGGGTACTCTTCGTCGAGAGCCGGGATCGGCTTGCCTTCACCACGACGCACGAAACGGCACTGGAAATGATCGCGAACCAGTGTGCACTCGCACTTGCGCTTTGCGAAGCGCTCGCGCCCGAAGCCGGGCCGGAGGCAGCATGTGCCGCGCACGAGCAGCATGGCGATCGTGCCATCCATGTCATTCACCATCAGTATGACGACAGCGTCTTCATTGACAACGCCTACGTGATCAAAGGTGTCGCCGGACGCCTTCTGGCCTACATGCTCGATGCCTATATCAACGAAGGCAGGAGCGATTTCACGAACCGGGAGATCCGCCTGGCGGAAACGCTCAGGCTGCCCGATATCAAAGACAATCTTGAAACGCGTCTTCTATTGCTGCGTCGTCGACTGGACGAAAAAAATCTTCCAGTGCGGCTGATCCATACTGGGCGGGGCCAGGTCAGATTGGCCATCGATGGAATACCGGCATTCTCACACACTGGATAG
- a CDS encoding pyridoxamine 5'-phosphate oxidase family protein, with product MRLSEEIKRFVVGPVMIIVGTRDEANRPSIGRAVGARIVDDENIELFISAWQWPETTSNLAANGQAAITFSRPSDYVSYQLKGTACLRAAEQRDLEQSRHYQTKLYAHFSGLGHPAKLVSPFITERELTVARLLVKEAYVQTPGPKAGTAAGTGVAS from the coding sequence ATGCGACTCTCGGAGGAGATCAAGCGCTTTGTCGTGGGCCCCGTGATGATCATTGTCGGAACGCGAGATGAAGCGAACCGCCCGTCGATAGGTCGGGCCGTCGGCGCTCGAATCGTGGACGACGAGAATATCGAACTGTTCATTTCCGCGTGGCAATGGCCGGAAACGACTTCCAACCTGGCTGCCAACGGACAGGCCGCGATCACGTTTTCGCGCCCTTCCGACTATGTTTCGTATCAATTGAAAGGCACTGCCTGTCTCCGTGCCGCGGAGCAACGAGACCTGGAGCAGTCCCGCCATTACCAGACCAAGCTTTATGCGCACTTCAGCGGCCTTGGCCACCCCGCCAAACTGGTATCGCCGTTCATCACGGAACGGGAACTGACGGTTGCGCGTCTTCTGGTGAAGGAGGCTTATGTGCAGACGCCTGGCCCCAAAGCTGGCACCGCTGCGGGAACGGGCGTCGCATCATGA
- a CDS encoding flavin-containing monooxygenase: MKHGEKDTVAIIGAGPGGLVSARWFAQHGIEPVLFEAGDRLGGQWNLAGAASKTWAGMRTNTSRVMSAFSDLDHAADVAIYPRQDQMLAYLERYAAKFDLVRRIRFGTRVERLEAAPDGRWLLRLRTQDEVVEETFSRVIVATGAQARPLVPDIPGIEGFTGALGIAHTAQYEGADRYRGRSVVIGGCSISALEIASDLAFGGSQVTSAYRRQRFILPKLIAGVPTEHVLFNRAAALAGEVLPVEALAEGLKATVLRAGGNPAQFGAPEPHANIFAAGISQSQSFLPAVAEGRITVRPWIERIDKDTVFFADGSHATPDAILFGTGYGLSLPWLADDIARTLGFDGKRIDLYDHTFHPDLEGLAFVGLFNLIGPYLPVLELQARWIAYVLAGRVSMPTRTEMERGLEACRAMRERDQEPVLHQTAVCLARHAGVEPDLERWPDLERALLFGPLSPVSFRLQGTDCLDDAPVRTQAAAAAFGAIRSMTLTSDELQLRRLIDQGQSLVA, translated from the coding sequence ATGAAGCATGGAGAGAAGGACACTGTCGCGATCATTGGCGCCGGGCCGGGAGGTTTGGTTTCGGCTCGCTGGTTCGCGCAACATGGAATCGAGCCCGTTTTGTTCGAGGCCGGCGATCGACTCGGCGGCCAATGGAACCTGGCGGGCGCAGCGAGCAAGACCTGGGCGGGGATGCGCACCAACACCAGCCGCGTGATGTCGGCGTTCTCCGATCTTGACCACGCCGCGGACGTGGCCATCTATCCTCGACAGGATCAGATGCTGGCCTATCTGGAGCGCTACGCCGCCAAATTCGATCTGGTGCGGCGCATCCGGTTTGGAACGCGCGTCGAACGGCTCGAGGCCGCGCCGGATGGCCGCTGGCTGTTGCGCTTGCGGACGCAGGATGAGGTGGTCGAAGAAACTTTCAGCCGTGTCATTGTGGCCACGGGTGCCCAGGCCCGTCCCCTGGTGCCGGATATTCCGGGCATCGAAGGCTTCACAGGCGCGCTCGGCATTGCACATACCGCGCAATACGAAGGGGCCGACCGTTACCGGGGGCGTTCGGTTGTCATTGGGGGGTGTTCGATCAGCGCACTGGAAATCGCTTCTGACCTCGCATTTGGCGGCTCGCAGGTCACGTCCGCGTACCGGCGACAGCGATTTATTTTGCCCAAGCTGATAGCGGGTGTGCCAACCGAGCATGTGCTGTTCAATCGCGCTGCCGCCCTTGCAGGCGAAGTGCTTCCAGTCGAAGCGCTTGCTGAAGGGCTTAAGGCGACCGTATTGAGGGCGGGTGGCAATCCCGCCCAATTCGGCGCACCCGAGCCCCACGCGAACATCTTCGCGGCTGGCATCTCGCAGTCACAGAGTTTTCTGCCGGCAGTAGCCGAGGGCCGAATCACCGTTCGTCCGTGGATCGAGCGCATCGACAAAGACACCGTGTTTTTTGCCGACGGTAGTCATGCGACGCCCGACGCCATTCTGTTCGGGACAGGTTATGGCCTGTCTTTGCCTTGGCTGGCTGACGACATTGCGAGGACGCTGGGCTTCGACGGGAAGCGGATCGATCTTTACGATCATACGTTCCATCCAGACCTCGAGGGACTGGCGTTTGTTGGTCTCTTCAACCTGATCGGCCCGTATCTTCCGGTGTTGGAGCTGCAGGCACGCTGGATTGCCTACGTACTGGCTGGCCGCGTGAGTATGCCGACACGGACTGAGATGGAGCGGGGGCTCGAAGCGTGCCGAGCGATGCGGGAACGCGACCAGGAGCCGGTGCTGCATCAAACCGCGGTCTGCCTTGCGCGCCACGCGGGGGTGGAGCCCGACCTGGAGCGCTGGCCTGACCTGGAGCGTGCGCTGCTATTCGGCCCGCTTTCGCCCGTTTCATTCCGGTTGCAAGGCACCGATTGTCTCGACGATGCGCCCGTACGAACACAAGCTGCGGCAGCGGCATTTGGCGCGATAAGATCCATGACCTTGACCTCCGACGAGCTGCAGCTCCGACGCCTGATTGACCAAGGCCAATCGCTCGTAGCCTGA
- the aspT gene encoding aspartate-alanine antiporter: protein MSWLAATLRHYPEIAVFLALGIGYWVGGKSYKGFSLGAVTATLLVAIALGQLHITISPNVKSVFFLLFLFAVGYGVGPQFVRGIAKDGIPQAIFSVVQCALCLAAPVVAAKLAGYSVGSAAGLLAGSQTISASMGLATDAINRLGLPPDQTKTLLDAMPTAYAVTYIFGTVGSAVILAMLGPTLLRIDLVAACKEYEATLGGAKELGGAGQAWHRYELRAYRIQKDGPAVGKTVSQLEALEPKGMRLFIERIRRAGGVQDATLDFVLQADDVVAVAGPRDQLVSLLGEREHAHEVDDPELLAVPAEGVDVFVTSKAVDGKTLQELATLPAARGVFLRKIKRGPTETQIPVLPSTKLMRGDTVTIVGRTQDTTAAAKALGVLDRPTNVTDVAFTCLAITIGALVGAVVFKAGSVPITLSTAGGALIAGIVFGWLRAIHPTFGRIPEPTVWFMNSVGLNVFIAVVGITAGPGFVAGLQQLGVSLFLWGIVATTVPLILGMYIAKYVFRFHPAIVLGACAGARTTTAALGMVCDAAKSQIPGLGYTVTYAVGNTLLTIWGMVVVMILS, encoded by the coding sequence ATGTCATGGCTAGCGGCCACACTACGGCACTACCCCGAAATCGCAGTCTTCCTCGCGCTCGGCATCGGCTACTGGGTGGGCGGCAAGAGCTATAAGGGCTTCAGTCTGGGAGCCGTCACGGCAACCTTGCTGGTGGCAATCGCTCTCGGGCAGCTGCACATCACGATTTCGCCCAACGTCAAGTCTGTGTTTTTCCTGTTGTTCCTCTTCGCGGTCGGCTACGGCGTCGGCCCGCAATTCGTCCGCGGCATCGCGAAGGACGGCATCCCTCAGGCCATTTTCTCCGTCGTGCAATGCGCGCTGTGCCTCGCCGCCCCGGTCGTCGCCGCGAAGCTGGCGGGCTACAGCGTCGGCTCCGCCGCCGGGCTCCTCGCTGGCTCGCAGACGATCTCAGCCTCGATGGGCCTCGCCACGGATGCGATCAACCGGCTCGGCCTGCCGCCGGACCAGACCAAAACGCTCCTCGACGCAATGCCGACCGCCTATGCGGTCACCTACATCTTCGGCACGGTAGGCTCCGCGGTGATCCTCGCGATGCTCGGCCCGACGCTCCTGCGCATCGATCTCGTGGCCGCCTGCAAGGAATACGAAGCCACGCTGGGCGGTGCCAAAGAGCTCGGCGGCGCGGGACAGGCGTGGCACCGGTACGAACTGCGCGCGTACCGGATTCAGAAAGACGGCCCTGCGGTCGGCAAGACCGTCAGCCAGCTGGAAGCGCTCGAGCCCAAAGGCATGCGGCTCTTTATCGAGCGGATCCGGCGCGCAGGCGGCGTTCAGGACGCGACGCTCGACTTCGTGCTCCAGGCCGACGACGTGGTGGCGGTAGCCGGCCCTCGCGACCAGCTCGTGTCGCTGCTCGGCGAGCGCGAGCACGCGCACGAAGTCGACGACCCCGAGCTCCTGGCCGTTCCAGCCGAGGGCGTCGACGTCTTCGTGACCAGCAAGGCGGTAGACGGCAAGACGCTGCAGGAACTCGCGACCCTGCCGGCGGCGCGCGGCGTGTTTCTGAGAAAGATCAAGCGCGGTCCGACCGAAACTCAGATCCCGGTCCTGCCGAGCACCAAGCTCATGCGCGGCGACACGGTGACGATCGTCGGCCGCACGCAGGACACGACGGCCGCCGCAAAGGCGCTCGGCGTGCTGGACCGGCCCACCAACGTGACGGATGTCGCGTTTACGTGCCTCGCGATCACGATCGGGGCGCTGGTGGGGGCGGTCGTCTTCAAGGCCGGCAGCGTTCCGATCACGCTCTCGACCGCCGGCGGCGCATTGATCGCGGGCATCGTGTTCGGCTGGCTGCGGGCGATACACCCGACGTTCGGCCGGATTCCCGAGCCCACGGTCTGGTTCATGAACTCGGTCGGGTTGAACGTTTTCATCGCTGTCGTCGGCATCACCGCGGGTCCTGGCTTCGTGGCGGGCCTGCAGCAACTGGGCGTGAGCCTTTTCCTATGGGGCATCGTCGCGACCACAGTGCCGCTGATTCTCGGGATGTACATCGCCAAGTACGTGTTCCGCTTTCATCCCGCGATCGTGCTCGGCGCCTGCGCCGGTGCGAGAACGACGACGGCCGCGCTGGGGATGGTTTGCGATGCCGCGAAGAGCCAGATCCCCGGTCTCGGATACACGGTGACTTACGCGGTGGGCAACACGCTGCTGACGATCTGGGGCATGGTCGTCGTGATGATCCTGAGCTAG
- a CDS encoding bifunctional aspartate transaminase/aspartate 4-decarboxylase, with translation MAKSEKKETGEAAKLAALSPFELKDELIKAAGGGAVERAANVAMLNAGRGNPNFLATIPRHGFWQLGLFAMREAERSFAYLPEGVGGFPKREGLTERFELFLRENKGVPGIAFLAGAVSYVRDQLGLSAGEFLYEMCEGILASNYPVPDRMLKLSEIIVGQYLRREMIGRYPFIGEFDLFAVEGGTAAMTYIFNTMRENHLVKAGDTIALGRPIFTPYIEIPRLNDYDLNVVNLDADVANGWQYSKEELDKLRDPKVKAFFLVNPSNPPSVKISDESLETIADIVKERPDLILLTDDVYGTFADDFVSLFALAPHNTILVYSYSKYFGATGWRLGTIATHRDNVLDRLIAELPKDVKKNLHKRYESITTEPDKLKFIDRLVADSRTVALNHTAGLSTPQQVQMVLFSLFSLMDTPDAYKNALKRLIRHRKRALFEEIGITFEEDDPNQVDYYTLLDMEFLGERAYGRDFVDWVTKNTQPSEMLFRLAREARVVLLPGRGFGTPHPSGRVSLANLNESDYRKIGQAIRKLLAEYVERYNAATGKQLDKNKVL, from the coding sequence ATGGCGAAGTCCGAAAAGAAGGAGACGGGAGAAGCGGCAAAGCTGGCCGCACTCAGCCCGTTCGAACTGAAAGACGAACTGATCAAGGCGGCCGGCGGCGGCGCCGTGGAGCGCGCGGCGAACGTCGCGATGCTCAACGCCGGGCGCGGCAACCCGAATTTCCTGGCGACGATTCCGCGGCATGGATTCTGGCAGCTGGGTCTCTTCGCGATGCGCGAAGCGGAGCGGTCGTTTGCGTACTTGCCCGAGGGCGTGGGCGGTTTTCCGAAGCGCGAAGGTCTCACCGAGCGCTTCGAGCTGTTCCTGCGCGAGAACAAGGGCGTGCCCGGCATCGCATTCCTTGCGGGCGCGGTGTCGTACGTGCGCGACCAGCTGGGTCTTTCCGCCGGCGAATTCCTGTACGAGATGTGCGAAGGCATCCTCGCGTCGAACTATCCGGTACCGGACCGGATGCTGAAGCTGTCCGAGATCATCGTCGGACAATATCTGCGGCGCGAAATGATCGGGCGCTACCCGTTCATCGGCGAATTCGACCTCTTCGCCGTGGAGGGCGGCACGGCGGCGATGACGTACATCTTCAACACGATGCGCGAGAACCACCTGGTCAAGGCCGGCGACACCATCGCGCTCGGACGCCCGATCTTCACGCCCTACATCGAGATTCCCCGGCTGAACGACTATGACCTGAACGTCGTCAATCTCGACGCCGACGTGGCGAACGGCTGGCAGTACTCGAAAGAGGAGCTCGACAAGCTGCGCGACCCGAAGGTCAAGGCGTTCTTCCTCGTGAACCCGAGCAATCCGCCGTCGGTGAAGATCAGCGACGAAAGCCTCGAAACCATCGCGGACATCGTCAAGGAGCGGCCGGATCTCATCCTGCTCACCGACGACGTGTACGGCACGTTCGCCGACGACTTCGTGTCGCTGTTCGCGCTCGCGCCGCACAACACGATTCTCGTCTATTCGTACTCGAAGTACTTCGGGGCGACCGGCTGGCGGCTCGGGACGATCGCGACGCATCGCGACAACGTTCTCGACAGGCTGATCGCCGAGTTGCCGAAGGACGTGAAGAAGAATCTGCACAAGCGCTACGAGTCGATCACGACCGAGCCTGACAAGCTCAAGTTCATCGATCGCCTCGTTGCGGACAGCCGCACGGTCGCGCTGAATCATACGGCCGGCCTGTCGACACCCCAGCAGGTGCAGATGGTGTTGTTCTCGCTGTTCTCGCTGATGGATACGCCCGACGCCTACAAGAACGCGCTGAAGCGCCTGATCCGTCATCGCAAGCGGGCGCTGTTCGAGGAGATCGGCATCACGTTCGAGGAGGACGACCCGAACCAGGTCGACTACTACACGCTCCTCGACATGGAGTTTCTCGGCGAGCGCGCGTACGGCCGCGACTTCGTCGACTGGGTGACCAAGAACACACAGCCGTCCGAGATGCTCTTCCGGCTCGCGCGCGAAGCGCGCGTCGTGCTGCTGCCCGGGCGCGGCTTCGGCACGCCGCATCCGTCCGGGCGGGTGTCGCTGGCGAACCTCAACGAGTCCGATTACCGGAAGATCGGACAGGCGATCCGCAAGCTGCTCGCGGAATACGTGGAGCGTTACAACGCGGCAACGGGCAAGCAACTCGACAAGAACAAAGTCTTATAG